Proteins encoded within one genomic window of Armatimonadota bacterium:
- a CDS encoding DUF72 domain-containing protein, whose amino-acid sequence MPPSTQESLFEDRPPARPIRLGRAEVYVGTCSWADPHFVREGDFYPRRVRAKPDLRLRYYASVFPTVELDATHYALLPPDLARRYAQWTPEGFLLHVKAFGLLTGHDVDPRRLPPHIRTFLPEEILRKPRVGREEVPEEAQTLCWEAFLEFLRVLREDGRLGYVLFQFPRWTTFSARALQELEHIRAVLPGYRVAVEFRHRSWLAPQNREKTLDALRSLDLIYTVPDEPQLPWTVPPEVAVTSNWSVVRFHGRNAAAWSRRGATTLEVYDYLYSEEELWPWARKVRSLAREVDRLFLMFNNHVRGSSAKNARMLLGLLQEP is encoded by the coding sequence ATGCCCCCGTCCACTCAGGAATCCCTCTTCGAGGACCGGCCTCCGGCCCGCCCGATCCGGTTGGGGCGGGCTGAGGTCTACGTGGGTACGTGCTCCTGGGCCGACCCCCACTTCGTGCGGGAAGGTGACTTCTACCCCCGCAGGGTGCGTGCCAAGCCGGATCTCCGGTTGCGGTACTACGCCTCCGTGTTCCCCACCGTGGAACTGGACGCCACCCACTACGCCCTGCTCCCCCCGGACCTCGCCCGCCGCTACGCCCAGTGGACCCCGGAAGGGTTCTTGCTGCACGTGAAGGCCTTCGGGCTCCTGACCGGCCACGACGTGGATCCCCGACGGCTTCCGCCCCACATCCGGACCTTTCTCCCCGAAGAGATCCTCCGCAAGCCCCGGGTGGGCCGGGAGGAGGTTCCGGAGGAAGCCCAGACCCTGTGCTGGGAAGCGTTTCTGGAGTTCCTGCGGGTCCTGCGGGAAGATGGTCGGCTCGGATACGTGCTCTTCCAGTTCCCTCGATGGACGACCTTCTCCGCGAGGGCCCTACAGGAGCTGGAGCACATCCGGGCCGTGCTGCCGGGGTACCGGGTGGCGGTGGAGTTCCGGCACCGCTCCTGGCTGGCCCCCCAAAACCGCGAGAAAACCCTGGATGCCCTTCGATCTCTGGACCTTATCTACACGGTGCCGGACGAGCCGCAGCTCCCCTGGACCGTGCCGCCGGAGGTGGCGGTGACCTCCAACTGGTCCGTGGTGCGGTTCCACGGCCGTAACGCCGCGGCCTGGAGCCGACGAGGAGCCACGACCCTGGAGGTCTACGACTATCTCTACTCCGAGGAGGAGCTGTGGCCGTGGGCCCGGAAGGTTCGATCCCTCGCCCGGGAGGTGGACCGCTTGTTTCTCATGTTCAACAACCACGTGCGGGGCAGCAGCGCCAAGAACGCCCGGATGCTCCTGGGGCTTTTGCAGGAACCGTGA
- the cas6 gene encoding CRISPR-associated endoribonuclease Cas6, producing MRLAIRLHPEVAGTRLPVHYNEYVQALIYTHLDQHLARTLHEEGIAEGKRHLKLFTFSRLLGPCRVRGGWLEPLGSLRLVVASPMIPFLESFAFHLVTNSDLRLGPARFTVEAVEVELQQPYRRPVLLRALSPIVVYSTLQTADGRKKTYYYAPQEPEFERLVLSNLRRKVRAWTGEDLPEDGASFRPVRVDARNQHIVLYKGTVIKGWTGVYELSAPEPYFRMALDAGLGSKNSQGFGCVEVWEPAERRRRS from the coding sequence ATGCGCCTTGCAATTCGTCTCCATCCGGAAGTGGCCGGCACCCGGCTCCCCGTACACTACAACGAGTACGTCCAGGCCCTGATCTACACCCACCTCGACCAGCACTTGGCCCGGACCCTGCACGAGGAGGGTATTGCCGAGGGCAAGCGTCACCTGAAGCTCTTCACCTTCTCGCGCCTGCTGGGGCCGTGTCGGGTGCGGGGAGGTTGGCTTGAGCCGCTGGGCTCCCTGCGTCTCGTGGTGGCCTCCCCCATGATTCCCTTCCTGGAGTCCTTTGCCTTCCACCTCGTCACCAACTCCGACCTGCGCCTGGGCCCGGCCCGCTTTACCGTGGAGGCCGTGGAGGTAGAGCTCCAGCAACCCTACCGGCGCCCCGTGCTGCTGCGGGCTCTCTCGCCCATCGTGGTCTACAGCACCCTCCAGACCGCCGACGGCCGCAAGAAGACCTACTACTACGCGCCCCAGGAGCCCGAGTTCGAGCGCCTGGTGCTTTCAAACCTCCGCCGCAAGGTGCGCGCTTGGACCGGGGAGGACCTCCCCGAAGACGGCGCCTCCTTCCGGCCCGTGCGGGTCGATGCCCGGAACCAGCACATCGTGCTCTACAAGGGCACCGTGATCAAGGGCTGGACTGGGGTCTACGAACTCTCCGCCCCCGAACCCTACTTCCGCATGGCTTTGGATGCAGGGCTTGGGTCCAAGAACAGCCAGGGGTTTGGGTGCGTGGAGGTGTGGGAGCCGGCGGAGCGAAGGCGCCGATCGTGA
- the aroB gene encoding 3-dehydroquinate synthase has translation MRNIALIGFMGSGKTSVGRELARRLGWPFVDTDELVERRTGRSVPEIFVQDGEAAFRALEREAVREAARMRPAVIACGGGVPMDSANVRELRRTCRLVLLEADLETVLARVGGGEHRPLLHGDPEGRARQLLLERAPRYREVADLVVDTSGLTVTVAAERILEGIANQERHTLEVVLPDHRYPVHVGDGILPLVALDLLRTGVRRAALVTHPHLLRRYGEGLVASLRAWGMELYPVPVPSGERSKTLSAARRVYEAMAAARLDRASGLLALGGGVVGDLGGFVAATYMRGIPLFLLPTTLLAQVDASIGGKTALNLTARNLIGAFWQPVAVLSDVATLRSLPRRELRAGLAEAIKHAAIADGELFAWLEGHLPEVLRRNPETLAELVTRNVAIKARFVTADERETAGAREALNFGHTVAHALEAALEYRISHGEAVAQGMVVEARLAVRLGLLGDEEAARLEALIARVGLPTRLPPIAVDDLLDRMFLDKKVRHGRLRFALLEGIGRVRTGVAVEPELVRETLQELRR, from the coding sequence ATGCGGAACATCGCCCTCATCGGGTTCATGGGAAGCGGGAAGACCAGCGTGGGTCGGGAGCTCGCGCGCCGCCTGGGGTGGCCGTTCGTGGACACGGACGAGCTCGTGGAACGGCGGACAGGACGCTCTGTCCCGGAGATCTTTGTGCAGGACGGGGAGGCCGCCTTCCGGGCCCTGGAGCGGGAGGCGGTGCGGGAGGCGGCGCGTATGCGGCCCGCGGTCATCGCCTGCGGAGGCGGGGTGCCGATGGACTCCGCGAACGTACGGGAGCTGCGCCGCACCTGCCGCCTCGTGCTCCTGGAGGCCGATCTCGAGACGGTCCTGGCCCGGGTGGGAGGCGGCGAGCACCGGCCGCTCCTGCACGGAGATCCGGAGGGTCGGGCACGGCAGTTGCTCCTCGAGCGCGCGCCCCGCTACCGGGAGGTGGCGGATCTGGTGGTGGACACCTCGGGCCTTACGGTGACCGTGGCCGCGGAACGCATCCTCGAAGGGATTGCGAACCAGGAGCGCCACACCCTGGAGGTCGTCCTCCCGGACCATCGCTATCCCGTCCACGTGGGAGACGGGATCCTGCCGCTCGTGGCCCTGGACCTGCTTCGGACCGGGGTGCGCCGGGCGGCCCTCGTGACCCACCCCCATCTCTTGCGGCGCTACGGCGAGGGGCTCGTGGCGTCCCTCCGGGCCTGGGGGATGGAGCTATACCCGGTTCCCGTGCCCTCCGGGGAGCGCAGCAAGACCCTCTCCGCCGCCCGCCGGGTGTACGAGGCCATGGCCGCCGCCCGGCTGGACCGGGCCTCCGGCCTCCTCGCCTTGGGCGGAGGGGTGGTGGGGGACCTCGGGGGGTTCGTGGCCGCCACGTACATGCGCGGGATTCCGCTTTTCCTCCTCCCCACCACCCTCCTCGCGCAGGTGGACGCCAGCATCGGCGGGAAGACCGCCCTGAACCTCACCGCCCGAAACCTCATCGGGGCGTTCTGGCAACCCGTGGCGGTGCTGTCGGACGTGGCCACGCTGCGCTCCCTTCCCCGACGGGAGCTGCGGGCAGGTTTGGCGGAGGCCATCAAGCACGCGGCCATCGCGGACGGGGAACTTTTCGCGTGGCTGGAGGGACATCTGCCGGAAGTCCTCCGGCGGAATCCGGAAACCCTGGCGGAGCTCGTGACCCGCAACGTGGCCATCAAGGCCCGGTTCGTCACCGCGGATGAGCGGGAGACGGCCGGGGCCCGGGAGGCCCTCAACTTCGGACACACGGTGGCCCACGCCCTGGAGGCCGCCCTGGAGTACCGGATCTCCCACGGGGAGGCGGTGGCCCAGGGCATGGTGGTGGAAGCACGGCTTGCGGTGCGGCTCGGTCTGCTCGGGGACGAAGAAGCGGCCCGGCTGGAAGCGCTCATCGCGCGGGTCGGTTTACCGACCCGCCTGCCGCCCATCGCCGTCGACGACCTCCTGGACCGGATGTTCCTGGACAAGAAGGTGCGGCACGGCCGGCTGCGGTTCGCGCTTCTCGAGGGCATCGGCCGGGTGCGGACGGGGGTAGCCGTGGAGCCCGAACTCGTGCGGGAGACCCTCCAGGAGCTCCGGAGATGA
- the aroA gene encoding 3-phosphoshikimate 1-carboxyvinyltransferase, giving the protein MSELVIRPARPRGRLRPPPDKSISHRAALLGAIASGTTRARRFLVAADTLSTVHCLRALGVEAELQGDTLTVRGRGIRGFRPPEGVLDVGNSGTTIRLLCGLLAQHAFEATLDGDDSIRRRPMDRVIQPLREMGAWFEARMDRFVPLRVRGGALRPIRYSLPVASAQVKSAILLAGLAAEGKTTVIEPQASRDHTERLLGAMGVPVEEDGQGVSVVGPAQPRAVELAVPGDLSSAAFFLVAAAARPGSELVVEDVGLNPTRTGILEVLRAMGAHLGITDLREEGGEPVGTVVVRGGELQGVEIRGEIIPRLIDEIPALAVAAAVAEGETVIRDAAELRVKESDRIRALVSNLRAVGVHAEELPDGLRIRGSRIRGGVVDSFGDHRIAMAFAVAGLLSEEGVVVRDTACIATSFPEFGRVLRSLCGR; this is encoded by the coding sequence ATGTCCGAGCTCGTGATCCGCCCCGCCCGTCCGCGCGGCCGCCTCCGACCGCCCCCCGACAAGTCCATCTCCCACCGGGCGGCCCTCCTGGGCGCCATCGCTTCCGGCACCACCAGGGCCCGGAGGTTTCTCGTGGCCGCGGACACCCTGTCCACCGTGCATTGCCTGCGGGCCCTCGGGGTAGAAGCAGAACTGCAAGGGGACACCCTCACCGTGCGCGGGCGCGGGATTCGGGGGTTTCGGCCGCCTGAAGGCGTTCTGGATGTGGGCAACTCCGGCACCACCATCCGCCTGCTGTGCGGGCTTCTGGCGCAGCACGCCTTTGAGGCCACCCTCGACGGAGACGACTCCATCCGCCGCCGGCCCATGGACCGGGTGATCCAACCCCTCCGGGAGATGGGCGCGTGGTTCGAGGCGCGGATGGACCGGTTTGTCCCCCTCCGGGTGAGGGGCGGAGCGTTGCGGCCCATCCGGTACTCCCTCCCCGTGGCCAGCGCCCAGGTCAAATCGGCCATCCTGCTTGCAGGCCTTGCCGCGGAGGGGAAGACCACGGTCATCGAGCCCCAGGCCTCCCGGGATCACACGGAGCGCCTGCTGGGGGCCATGGGCGTACCCGTGGAGGAAGACGGACAAGGGGTCTCGGTGGTGGGCCCTGCCCAGCCCCGGGCCGTGGAGCTGGCCGTGCCTGGAGACCTCTCCTCCGCGGCCTTCTTCCTGGTGGCGGCCGCGGCCCGGCCCGGCTCCGAGCTCGTCGTGGAGGATGTGGGCCTCAATCCCACCCGCACCGGGATCCTGGAGGTCCTGCGCGCCATGGGCGCGCACCTGGGGATCACCGACCTGCGGGAGGAGGGAGGAGAGCCCGTGGGGACCGTGGTGGTGCGGGGAGGCGAGCTGCAGGGCGTCGAGATCCGGGGCGAGATCATCCCCCGGCTCATTGACGAGATTCCGGCCCTCGCGGTGGCCGCGGCGGTGGCGGAGGGAGAGACGGTGATCCGGGATGCCGCGGAGCTGCGGGTGAAGGAATCCGACCGCATCCGCGCTCTCGTCTCTAACCTGCGGGCCGTGGGCGTCCACGCGGAAGAGCTCCCGGACGGTCTTCGCATCCGTGGGAGTCGGATCCGGGGCGGCGTGGTGGACTCCTTCGGGGACCACCGCATCGCCATGGCCTTCGCGGTGGCGGGCCTCCTCTCCGAGGAAGGGGTCGTCGTCCGGGACACCGCCTGCATCGCCACCAGCTTCCCCGAATTCGGGCGGGTGCTGAGGTCCCTGTGCGGGAGGTGA
- the aroH gene encoding chorismate mutase produces MVRGIRGAIRVEANTAEAILDASRRLLQEMIRANAVAPEDIAAVIFTCTPDLNATFPAEAARGLGWNRVPLLCAQEMGVPGAMTRVLRVLMLVNTTLAQEEIIHVYLGEAENLRPDLNSAQ; encoded by the coding sequence ATGGTGCGAGGGATCCGCGGGGCCATCCGGGTGGAAGCCAACACCGCGGAAGCCATCCTCGATGCGTCCCGTCGGTTGCTCCAGGAGATGATCCGAGCCAACGCGGTCGCGCCGGAGGACATCGCCGCGGTGATCTTCACCTGTACCCCGGACCTCAACGCCACCTTCCCCGCGGAGGCCGCGCGCGGCCTGGGGTGGAACCGGGTGCCGCTGCTGTGCGCCCAGGAGATGGGCGTGCCCGGGGCCATGACCCGGGTATTGCGGGTTCTCATGCTGGTCAACACCACCCTTGCCCAAGAGGAGATCATTCACGTCTACCTGGGAGAGGCCGAGAATCTGCGGCCCGACCTCAACAGCGCCCAGTGA
- the aroQ gene encoding type II 3-dehydroquinate dehydratase: protein MKILVLSGPNLNLLGEREPEVYGATPLAEIHERVRRRAEELGVEVQFLQSNHEGELLDALHAARRDCAAVVLNPGAFAHTSVALRDAIAALRIPVVEVHLTNVYARQAEPFRRRLVLAPVVRGVIMGFGPESYILGLEAAVRLAREQEGSR from the coding sequence ATGAAAATCCTCGTGCTCTCGGGGCCGAACCTGAACCTGCTTGGGGAGCGGGAGCCGGAGGTCTACGGGGCCACGCCCCTCGCGGAAATCCACGAGCGGGTGCGCCGGCGGGCGGAGGAGTTGGGGGTGGAGGTGCAATTTCTGCAGTCCAACCACGAGGGAGAACTCCTCGACGCCCTCCACGCGGCCCGGAGGGACTGCGCCGCGGTGGTTCTGAATCCCGGAGCCTTTGCCCACACCTCCGTGGCCCTCCGGGACGCCATCGCAGCCCTCCGGATCCCCGTGGTCGAAGTTCACCTCACGAACGTCTACGCGCGGCAGGCCGAACCCTTCCGCCGGCGGCTGGTGCTGGCTCCCGTGGTCCGGGGGGTCATCATGGGGTTCGGGCCGGAGAGCTACATCCTGGGACTGGAGGCGGCGGTGCGGCTTGCGCGCGAACAGGAGGGAAGCCGGTGA
- a CDS encoding threonine/serine dehydratase: protein MERALPGLPDVQDAARRIEGWVVRTPVVRPWAAEFPLFLKLESLQVTGSFKPRGAFNHILRNSEACAGGVITASSGNHGQAVAYAARKLGLRCVVVVPEDVVAAKLHVMERLGAEVIRCGHTTAERIGLALRLAEERGLHYVPPFDDPEVIAGQGTIGLEILDQCPEVRTVYVPCGGGGLISGIAVAIKALNPEVRLVGVEPEGAACFFASWRAGRRVQLGRAETVADGLRAVEPGQLPWEIASRLVDAFTTVTEPEILSAMRWLLLEAKVVAEPSGAVSVAAALREAPQNPSAAVVSGGNLEPVLLSSLLTP, encoded by the coding sequence GTGGAGCGGGCGCTGCCGGGCCTCCCGGACGTCCAGGACGCGGCCCGCCGGATCGAGGGGTGGGTGGTACGTACACCGGTTGTGCGTCCGTGGGCCGCGGAGTTCCCGCTCTTCCTCAAGCTGGAATCCCTGCAGGTCACGGGGTCCTTCAAGCCGCGGGGGGCATTCAACCACATCCTCCGGAACTCAGAAGCGTGCGCGGGCGGGGTGATTACCGCCAGCAGCGGAAACCACGGGCAGGCGGTGGCATATGCGGCCCGGAAGCTGGGGTTGCGGTGCGTGGTGGTGGTCCCCGAAGACGTGGTGGCTGCCAAGCTGCACGTGATGGAGCGCTTGGGGGCCGAGGTGATCCGGTGCGGCCACACCACCGCGGAGCGCATCGGTCTCGCCCTGCGGCTCGCGGAGGAACGGGGTCTGCACTACGTCCCGCCCTTCGACGATCCCGAGGTGATCGCGGGCCAGGGGACGATCGGGCTGGAGATCCTGGACCAGTGCCCGGAGGTCAGGACGGTGTACGTGCCCTGCGGTGGCGGTGGCCTCATCTCCGGGATCGCGGTGGCGATAAAGGCCCTGAACCCCGAGGTGCGCCTTGTGGGGGTGGAGCCCGAAGGGGCAGCCTGCTTTTTTGCCTCCTGGCGGGCCGGAAGACGGGTGCAGCTGGGGCGGGCGGAGACAGTGGCCGACGGGCTTCGGGCCGTGGAGCCCGGGCAGCTCCCGTGGGAGATCGCCTCCCGGCTCGTGGACGCCTTTACCACGGTCACCGAGCCCGAGATCCTCTCCGCCATGCGCTGGCTGCTGCTGGAAGCAAAGGTTGTGGCGGAACCCTCTGGCGCGGTCTCCGTGGCCGCGGCCCTCCGGGAGGCCCCCCAGAACCCCTCCGCAGCCGTGGTGAGCGGCGGGAACCTAGAGCCTGTCCTGCTCTCTTCCCTCCTGACCCCTTAA
- the lexA gene encoding transcriptional repressor LexA, with amino-acid sequence MKTLSRRQREVLEFVTRCIRERGVVPSVREVAEHLGLRSSATAQRHLRALVEKGYLRRIPRRMRGLELVHPGGVREVVHLPLLGRVAAGRGAVAEEVVEEFLPVPRHLGWQEGCFLLRVRGDSMVGAGIFEGDLVVVRRQQTALPGDLVVALVGEEATVKRLGNEAGQFVLYAENPAYPPIREAFQIVGKVVGLLRRYPEVRS; translated from the coding sequence ATGAAGACCCTCAGCCGGCGCCAGCGGGAGGTTCTGGAGTTCGTGACCAGGTGCATCCGGGAGCGGGGAGTGGTCCCGTCTGTGCGGGAGGTGGCCGAGCACCTGGGGCTGCGGTCCTCCGCCACGGCCCAGCGCCACCTCCGGGCCCTGGTGGAGAAGGGCTACCTGCGCAGGATCCCCCGCCGGATGCGAGGCCTGGAACTCGTACACCCGGGAGGCGTCCGCGAGGTGGTTCACCTGCCCCTCCTGGGCCGGGTGGCCGCGGGCCGGGGAGCCGTGGCGGAGGAGGTCGTCGAGGAGTTCCTCCCCGTGCCGAGGCATCTCGGCTGGCAGGAGGGATGCTTCCTCCTCCGGGTTCGGGGGGACAGCATGGTCGGGGCCGGGATCTTCGAGGGAGATCTCGTGGTCGTGCGCCGTCAGCAGACTGCCCTCCCCGGAGACCTCGTGGTGGCCCTGGTGGGAGAAGAGGCCACGGTGAAGCGGCTCGGAAACGAGGCCGGGCAGTTCGTCCTCTACGCGGAGAACCCCGCCTACCCTCCCATCCGGGAAGCCTTCCAGATCGTGGGCAAGGTGGTGGGGCTGCTGCGGCGGTACCCGGAGGTGCGGTCATGA
- a CDS encoding alpha/beta fold hydrolase, with product MREVREGRVPAGGVPVRFLEAGSGPPVVLLHGADVGSADLTWRPTVPVLAERFHVIAPDLPGHGHTPPLPRPPATEAYVRWLGAFVDVLRLDRFSLVGLSLGGAVSLGFALQNPDRVSRLVLVASYGLMRRVPLHALAHRLVRIPPLPSLLARLRSSAHPFPLRIALRWIVGDPRTLTPDLLQEVAGAVRARGRKNLFYAWLATELNRKTVRTCYLDRLPELRAPTLLLHGDRDRLVPVGWAREAARRIPHARLVVFPGCGHWVPRERPEEFHRELLAFLADQNGAGRRESSLRA from the coding sequence GTGCGGGAGGTGAGGGAAGGCCGCGTCCCGGCAGGAGGCGTACCGGTCCGGTTCCTGGAGGCCGGCTCGGGTCCGCCCGTCGTCCTCCTGCACGGGGCGGACGTGGGGAGCGCAGACCTCACCTGGCGGCCTACCGTCCCTGTCCTCGCCGAACGCTTCCACGTGATCGCCCCGGACCTCCCCGGCCACGGTCACACCCCGCCGCTTCCTCGTCCGCCTGCCACCGAGGCTTACGTCCGGTGGCTTGGGGCCTTCGTGGATGTCCTGAGACTGGACCGGTTCTCCCTCGTGGGGCTCTCCCTGGGCGGCGCCGTCTCCCTCGGGTTCGCGCTGCAAAACCCGGATCGGGTGAGCCGGCTCGTGCTGGTGGCCAGTTACGGTCTCATGCGTCGGGTGCCCCTCCACGCCCTCGCCCACCGCCTCGTGCGTATCCCACCCCTCCCCTCCCTCCTCGCCCGCCTGCGGTCCTCCGCTCACCCCTTCCCTCTCCGCATCGCCCTCCGGTGGATCGTGGGAGACCCGCGGACCCTCACTCCGGATCTTCTGCAGGAGGTCGCCGGGGCGGTTCGGGCGCGGGGGCGAAAGAACCTGTTTTACGCGTGGCTCGCCACGGAGCTGAACCGGAAGACCGTGCGCACCTGTTACCTGGACCGGCTGCCCGAACTCCGCGCTCCCACCCTCCTCCTCCACGGCGACCGGGACCGGCTGGTGCCGGTGGGATGGGCCCGGGAGGCGGCCCGCCGGATCCCCCACGCACGCCTCGTGGTCTTCCCGGGGTGCGGGCACTGGGTGCCCCGGGAGCGACCGGAGGAATTCCACCGGGAGCTCCTGGCGTTTTTAGCAGACCAAAACGGGGCAGGAAGGCGGGAGAGCTCCCTCAGAGCCTGA